The segment GCCTTGTACTTGAAGTTAATGACCTTGCGCCCCTTGCCGTGGTCGATGACCTCGGCGACGACCGTAGCGCCGCCGACGGTGGGCGAGCCGACTGTCACCCTGGTGCCGTCGTTCACCAGGAGGACATCGGCGATTTCCACGCGGCTGCCCGGCTCAGCCTGGAGCGTCGGGACGCGCAGGACGGTGCCCTCGCGCACAGAGAATTGCTTTCCGCCGGTGCGGATGACAGCGTTAATCGCGGACCTCCGTCAAAGGGTGCAAGTCATCGTATCTAGATGCCGCTTCCGGTGTCAAATTCGACGTGTGCGGGGACCAGGACATCCTATACACCCGGGAGGGGCGGGGAGTGAGCCGGCCAAAGTGCCCGGGGGCCTCCGCTGAGATGACCGGCTGCCGGGCGTAGAATTGCCCCATCCGGCTTCGGCGAAGGAGTGTGTGCTCTCGAAGCCGGGCTCATTGCTCTCAACGGCAAACGCCCACCAGCAGGTCCGCCTCCCGCTCCTGCTCGGCGAAGCCCCGAAAGCGGCCGGCTACGTCGCCGAGGTCCGGGGCGGCCGGCATCTACGCGCGGGCGGCTTCGTCGACGAAGGCGCCGGCCAGGAGCTCGTCGAAGCGGTCGACGGACTCGTCGCGCGAGCCGATGCCGCGCAGCGGATCCGGGGCGCGCAGATAGCGCTCGGCGAAGAGGCGCGCGACCAGTGCCTTGCGGTCCCTCCCGAAGTGGCGCTGCTCCCACGCCGCCTGCTCGACGAGCAGGGCTCCGGCGTATACCTCGCCCATGAACGTCGCCAGGGGGAAGAGTCGTGCCTCGGCCGCCGTTCGGTCGAGGTCCTTCCAGGCTCTGATGGCGCGTCGCAGGTCCTCGGCCCGTTCGGCGACCAGCCTCGTGGCCGGCGAGCTCTCGCTGGCATTCTCCACCGCCTCTTCGATGCGCTCCAGGAAGGGGACATCGGCCTCCTCGCGCTCGATGGCGCGACGCACGTCGAGGCAGAGGATGTTGTCCGTGCCCTCCCAGATCGAATTGACGTGGGCGTCCCTGAGGATGCGCGCTACCGGCCAGGTCTCGACGTAGCCGTTGCCGCCGTGCACCTCCATCGCATCTCCCGCGGCGGTGATGCCCAACCGCGCGGCCCTGAGCTTCACGATGGGCGGCGCCAGGCGCAGGCCTTCGACCTCCCTGGACCTGCGCATGTGGTTCGGCAGGCTGCGGTCGAACACCATCGCCTGCACCGCCTCGACGTCGACGATCATCTCCGCGAGCTTCCGTCTCATCAGCGGGTGGTCGATCACTCTTTTGCCGAAGGCCTCGCGATAGCTGGCGTAGCAGATGGACTCCACGAGAGCGCGGCGTGCGCAGCCCAGGCCCATCATGGCCACGCCCATGCGGGCGCCGTTGGTCATTGCCATCAGGCGCGAAGCGCCGCGCCCATCACCGGCTGCGCCTTCGCTGTCGGACGGGTCGCCGGACAGGAGGAACGCCTCGGCGTCGACGAACTCGACCTCGGCTGAGGCGACGGACCTCGTCCCGAGCTTGTCCTTGAGCTGGCGGATGCGGATGCCGTTGCGGCTGCCGTCGCGGCGCTCCTTGAGGACCAGGAAGGAGGCGGCGCCCCTCAGGTTGTCGGCCGCGCCGACGGGCTTGGCCAGCACCACGTAGGCCTCACCGTCGGCGTTCGATGCGAACCACTTGAGGCCGTTCAGGCGGTAGGCATCGCCGTCGCGCTCGGCTGTCGTCTCGATCTCCGCAAGGTCGGAGCCTCCCGTCCGCTCCGTGAGCAGCTGCGCGGTGCTGCCGCGCAACTCGCCCGCCTGGATACGGGGCATGAGCCAGTCGCGCACGGAGGGCGGCGCGTACTGGTCGACGAGCGCGGCAATCATGCCGCCCCCGGTGCCCAGGGCGCACGAGAGGCCGATGTCGGCCTGACAGAGGAGGTAGCTGGCGGCCGTGGTCAGCGGCAGGACGCGGACGCCGGCCGCCTGGGCCTGCCGCCGGAATTCCGGAGAATCGAAGCCCTGCTCCAGCACGTCGCGGCGGGCCTGTCGCAGCGACTCCGGCAGCACCACCTCGCTGATGTCGTGGCCCCACTTGTCGTACTTCACCAGGCGCGGCGGGTCTTTGTCGGTCGCGTCTGCCCGCTCGGAGATCGGCCCTCCCATGAGGGCGCCGAGGCGCTCGAGATGGGGCCGCGCCCAGGCAGTCTCCTCGGGATACATGTAGTAGTCGAGGAGGAACTGGAGCGAAGGGTCACAGGTGTACCAGTTGCGGCCTGTGGCTCCCAGATAGCGTTCGGTCTGATAGCGGCGCGCCTTCGCCGGCGAGCCGAAGGGCAAGTGGTCGACCCGCTCCTCGAGGTAAGTCCGGGACTTGGGTGCCTGTGTCGCTGTCATGAAAGCCTCCTGGCGGCGGAGCGCGGCCCTTATCGGACCCGCCGCCTCTAGGAGGGCATTCTATGCCCGTGGCTGAGAAGCTGTCTTGTCTCTACGCCGCGCATGGCCGGCACTGAGGCGGGGCGAAACGGAAGGGAGGGCGAACGCCCTCCCTTCCACTGATTACTCGCTGAATGCGCTGCCGGCAGCTATCCCCCGGCGCCGGTGCCCCAGGCCAGGCCCGGCCGGCCCTGGGGGCGCGGAGCTTCCTCACGCGGCTCAGGCTCGGGCGGCGCCGGGGGCGCCGGTGGGGTCGGCGCGGCGGCTTCTGAGGGCGGCTCTTCGTCCGTCGGGGCGGCCATGAGGGCCAGCAGCTGGTCGCCCTCAAGCGTCTCGACCTCGATGAGCTTGCGGGCCAGTTGATCCAGCTTGGCGCGGTTCTCACGGATGATCTGGCGGGCGAGGTCATGCGCCTTGTCGATTATGCGGCGCACTTCGTCGTCGATCTCCTCGGCTATGCGTTCGGAGTAGTCCCGTTGCTCGCTGATCTCGCGGCCGAGGAAGATCAGCTCCTCCTTGTGGCCGAAGGTCCGCGGGCCAAGCTGCTCGCTCATGCCGTAGCGCGTGACCATGGCGCGCGCCAGCTTCGTGACCTTGCTGATGTCGTCGGAGGGGCCGGTCGACATCTCGCCGAAGACGATCTCCTCGGCAGCGTGGCCGCCCAGGGCCATGGCGAGCCGCTTCTCGAGGTAGGACTTGGTGTTGATGTGGCGGTCCTCCTCGGGCAGGGCGAGCGTGTAGCCGCCGGCCATCCCCCGCGAGACGATCGTGATCTTGTACAGGGGGTCGAAGTCTTCGAGCTTGTAGGCGACGAGGGCGTGGCCGGCCTCGTGGTAGGCCACCATCTCGTTCTCACGCGGGCTGCGGACACGGCTCTTGCGCTCCGGGCCCATCATCACGCGGTCGATGGCCTCCTCGAACTCGTGTATGCCGATGCGCTTCTTGTTCTGGCGCGCCGCCAGGATGGCGGCCTCATTCACGAGGTTCGCGAGGTCGGCGCCGGAGAAGCCGGGTGTCCGCTTCGCCAGGTTTTCGAGCGAGACTTCCTTCTCCAGCGGCTTGCCCTTGGTGTGAACCTCCAGGATCGCGACGCGGCCCTTCACGTCCGGTGCGTCGATGACGACCTGGCGGTCGAAGCGGCCGGGGCGGAGGAGCGCCGGGTCGAGGATGTCGGGGCGGTTGGTGGCGGCGATCACGATAACGTTGGTGTTCGTGTCGAAGCCGTCCATCTCCACCAGGATCTGGTTCAGGGTCTGCTCGCGCTCGTCGTGGCTGCCGCCCAGACCGGCGCCCCGCTGGCGGCCGACGGCGTCGATCTCGTCCACGAAGACGATGCAGGGCGCATTGCGCTTCGCCTGGTCGAAGAGGTCGCGTACGCGGCTGGCGCCGACGCCGACGAACATCTCGACGAACTCGGAGCCGGAGATCGAGAAGAAGGGCACGCCGGCCTCACCGGCAACGGCCCGCGCGAGCAGGGTCTTGCCGGTCCCGGGAGGGCCGACGAGGAGCACGCCGCGCGGGATGCGGGCGCCGAGGGCGACGAACTTCTCCGGGTACTTCAGGAACTCGACGACCTCCTGCAGTTCTTCCTTCGCTTCGTCCACGCCGGCAACGTCGACGAAGGTCACGGAGGGCTTGTTGGCCGTGAACATACGGGCGCGGCTCTTGCCGAAGCTCATGGCCTGGGAGTTCGAGCCCTGCGCCTGGCGCATCATGAAGAGGATCAGGCCGATGAAGATGAGGATCGGCAGGAACTGGATCAGAAGGCCAATCCAGTCGCCGAACTGGCTCGGCTCCTTGACGTCGATCTGGAGGCCGGTGACGTCTACGCCGGAGTCCTGGAGGATCTCGCGGACGCTTTCGCTGCTCTCCTTGCGAGAGGAGTAGCTACCGCCGTCCTTGAGCTTGACCTTGAGGTTGTCGCCGTTGACTTCGATCTTCTCGATCTGGTTCGTCTTTGCGTGGGCGATTACCGTGCTGATGTCGTGCTTTTCGTTCGACCCCGAGGAGGGGCGGAAGAAGGCGACAACGATGGCGATGACCGCCACCAGGATAAGTAAGTAAACGAAGCTGTTACGCATCCAGCGTGAACCCATGCCACCCCTCTGCCGGGACAAGTGCGGAGACGGGAGAAAGACTCCCGCGACACTCTACGAATTATAGCATCCGGCCTTCTACCTAATGTCGGCCTCGGCGCAGCGCGGGCGTAGGGCCCGATGGCTGGAAATGAGCTGCAGCCGGCCGTCCAGGGCAGAAGCGGGCGGCGGCCGGCCTCTCGCCTCCAGGTGCTGGCGCCTGTAATCTTTGCGACGCCTGAATGCGAGAAGGGTAGGAGGACCAGGATGGCGACCGTGCACACGGCCCGCGGACAGATCGACACGGCGGAGCTCGGCATGACCCTGATGCACGAGCACGTCTTCACGCGTTCTCCCGGTGTCTTCGAGGCCTGGCCCCACCTCTGGGACCGCGCCGCGGAGATCGCCAACGCCGTACGGACGTTCCGCGACCTCAAGGCGGCGGGCATCGACACGATCGTCGACCTCACGACGGTAGACCTGGGCCGCGACGTCCGGATGGTGAGCGAGGTGGCGCGGCAGGTAGACCTCAACATCATCATGGCGACGGGCGTCTGGCGTTACCCGCCGCGCTATTTCACGCCGCGGAACATAGACCAGGTCGCGAGCCTCTTTGTGAAGGACATCGAGGAGGGAATGGAGGCGACGGACATCCGCGCGGCGATCATCAAGGTCGCGACGGAGCCCGACGTGGACACGCTCAACGAAGCCATGCTCCGGGCCGTTTCCCGGGCGCATCGCCGGACCGGCGCGCCGATCAGCACCCACACCTACGTGCAGACGAAGTGCGGCCTCAAGCAGCAGGACATCTTCGAGAGCGAAGGGGTCGACCTGTCGCGCGTTGTCATCGGCCATTCGGGCGACTCCGACGACATCGAGTACCTGACGGCGATCATGAAGCGAGGCAGCTACATAGGCATGGACCGCTTCGGCCTGGACATGTTCCTGCCGACAGAGAAGCGGATCGAGACGGTGGCGAAGCTGTGCGAGATGGGATACGCGGGACAGATGGTGCTCTCGCATGACACGAATTGCTTCATGGACACGATCCCGCGGTCGGTGAGGCCGGAGCGCATGCCGAACTGGCACTACCAGCACATAACGCGCGACATCCTCCCGGCCTTGCACGAGCGCGGCGTTACAGAGGACCAGGTCCGCACGATGCTGGTGGAGAACCCGCGCCGCATCTTTGAGAAGCAGGGGGCGTACTAGGCGAGCCGCTACCGCCAGCGGACGCCTCCAGCTACGCAAGGGTATCCGTCGCGCCCCCGAAGTGGGTGCCGTAGTCACGCTAAGGCGTTGCCGCCGCGGCCACGGGCGGCGTAAAGGTGTACGAGACCAGCTCGCGGCCGGTGTAGTCCAGGCCACGGAACGTCACGCGCACGGGGCCGCGGCCGTCGTCCTTGATGTCGAGCAAGCCGAACTGCCCCGCGCCCGGGAAGGAGCCGTGGCTGTAGGGGCCGCCTTTGACCGAGCCCGGCCGGTCGAGCGCGGCGGCGTGGAAGACGGGGAAGCCACCGCTGCCGCTGGCGGCATAGTTGCTATTGGAGCCGTCGTCCAGGGCCACCATGTGCGCGTCGCCGGCCAGCATCACGACGTTTCGGATCCCCCTGCTGGCTATGAAGTCCGCGATTTCACGCCTCTCCGAGGCGAAGGCGCTCCAGTCGTCGCTGGAGCTGCCGGAGATCCAGGGCACGGGGCTGACCCAGACAACCAGCGAGTGGCTGCGGGAGGCGGAAAGCAGCTCCTCTTTCAGCCAGGCCCGCTGTTCGCTGCCCAGCAGGCTCTTGCCGCCGCCCGGCGCGCTTTCGGCGCCGCGCTCCGAGCGCGTGTCCACCATTACGACCCGGACACGCCCGACGCTGAACGCCTGGTAGATGGCTCCGTTCCCATCGCCGGCCGGCAGGTGGTAGTGGGGCACATTCTCGCGATAGGAGAGCCTGGCCGCCTTCTTGCTCGGCGAACTCGCATCCGAATTGTTGCCTCCAAAGTCGTGGTCGTCCCAGACGTACGCGATTGACGTCGTGCGGTAGAGCGCGGACTGGGCCGGCGAGCCCAGGACCCTGTCGTAGGCCTCGCGGAAGCGCCCCCGGTCGTCGGACTCGATGTTCTCGTAGTGCATGTCGCCGGTGATCAGGTAGAGCAGGGGGTTGGCGGCGCGAATGGCGTCGAAGACGGCGCCGTTGGAGCCGGTCCGGGCGCAGGAAGCGAAGGCGATGGTGAAGGACGCCGGGCCGGCAGGGAACGTCTCGATTTCGCCCCGCTGGTAGGCGTCGAGCCGGCCCTCGACCTCGACGCCGTAGTAGTACGTCGTGGCGGGGCGCAGGCCTTCGGCCCGCAGGGCCACGACGCGGTTCGCTTCCGGCCGCGCTTTCGCCGGCGCGGAATACACAGGGTCTTCCAGGCCGGGACGGGTGCTGACCACCAGTCGCGCCTCAGCGCCGGCGCGGGCGAGCTTGGCGCGGACTTCGAAGCTCGTTGGCGTCGTCGCGCCAGCCCAGAGCCACTGCACGCGGTCTACCGGCAGCGGCGCAAGGGCCGATTCCGGGTGGGCCGGGCCGAAAGCGACCTCGTGGCGCGTCTGGGCCTCGCGGCCGCCGGCGACGAGGACGACGGCGACGAAGGCGAACGCCGCCAGCTGCACGAGCACGGCGCGGCCGGAGCCCCAGAGGGCGAGGAACAGCACTCCCGGCAGGATGAACATGAGGGCCACGGCCAGCGCCGTTTCCGGCGAGAAACGAGACGCCGCCGCGACACCCAGGACGGCCCCGGAGAGCGTAAGCAAGCCGCCGCCGAAGCCGGGATAGCGCCATGCCGCCGCGGTCGCGACCATCGCCAGCAGCAGGAAGGCGTACTGGATATCGCGCTCCAGGCCCGGCCCTTCCGGGGGCGCGGGCGGGCCGCGTTGTATCGCGAGGTAAGCGAATATCGCGCAGGTGGCCAGCGAGGAAGCGCGGGCCAGGAAGCGCAGGAGCCGGAGGTATCGGGGCGGGAGGTATATGGTCATGCGGCGGGCGGGTCAGCCGGCACGCTGGCAGCCCGGTGAGTCTCCTGGACCTCAAGATAACGAATCACGAACGCAAGCGTCAGGCAGGCAACGGCCAGTGTCTGCGCCGGGAACTCGAGCGCCTCAATTGCCCGGCTCCAGGAGAAGACGTCCGTGAAGACCATGAGCAGGGAGGCGCCGGCGGCCGGAATGAGCAGCGCCGTGGAATTGCGCGCCCGGAACAACTCGTCGCGGAAGACGGCGAGCACCGCTACCCCGGCGATACCGTAACCGACCACCAGCACGTCGTCCGGCACGGCAAGGAAGTCCGGCACCAGGCCCAGCGCGAGCAGTTGCCGCCCCAGTACCTCGTGGAAGCCGGTGTAGTTGTCGATCGCGAAGACGAGCAGGCCGATGCTGCCGATGCCCCAGAGAAAGATCCCGTAGTCGTCCGCGTAATTGCGCGCGCTCGCCGGGCGCCGCCAGTACAGGTGGTAGGCAGCCGCGCCGGCGAAGGCCGCGACCAGGAGCTGCGCTGCCTCGAGGGTCTGCATTACACCGAACTCATCGAACCACCAGAACCGCTCGGGCCGGTTTGCATCGAGGTAGAGGACGGTCCCGGCAGCAAACGCCGCGGCATTTGCCGCGAGCACAACCGCGATCAGGCCCCAGTAGGGACGGAGCGCTTGGTGCCGTGCCGCGACGCCGGCCGGGAGGCGTCGCAGGCTGTGCCGCGCTGGCGGCGAGTGCTCACCGCCGCGGCTCCAGTAGAGGAACAGGGCCTCCAGGTGGAGCCGCTCGTATAGCTTGAAGGGCAGGCGCCGGCAGACGATGTCGCAGGGGACGGTGGCGAACAGGGGCTGGTGCGCCAGGGCAGGGCTGAGAAGATAGGCAAGCCGCCCCAGGCCCGGCAGGAGGGCGAACAGCGCCACCGGCAGCGTGTGCAACCGCCGCGCCTCCGTCACATCTCGCCGCTTCAGCAGGCCTGCCGCCTCCTCCTTCAACCGCAGTGTCACCGTGTAGAGGAAGCGCGCGCTCGCCCCGAAGGGGAACCTCAAGGGCAGGCTGATCGCGAAGTGCGCGCCGAGATGCAGGAGCGCGCGCTCGACCTCCGGCGCGCTCAGGGACGTGAGGAGCGCGTCCGCTTCCTCCCGACTGATGCGGCCCTGGCGCACCCACACTTCGAGCCCGGCGCGCAGCTGCTCGACGGCTGCGCGCTCGCCGCGCTGGAACTGGCGCCGGAGCCAGTCGAGCCAGGTCGGGATGTCGACCAAACGGAAGAGGAAGCGCAGCGTGCGGTTGATGAGGCGCGGCTCGCTGCTGTGCCAGGCGTCCTGGGCCTGCCTGTACCGTGCTGCGGCCTCGAGCAGTTCCGCGTACTCCCCGCCGAGGCGTTCCGCCAGCGCACCGGCGTTCGCCGCCAGGTATGCGTCCAGCCTGTCGACATCGATGTCATCGAAGGAGGGCACGAGGCCAGCGCGGAGGAGGCTTGGGAGCCGGGACAACGGGTAGAGCAAGGCGACGAGGCTGGACTCCAGGTCGATGATCCGATGAGTGCCGTCGTCCTTTTCGATCAGGTTGGTAATCGAATGCGGGTTATAGGGAGTGATCTGCCAGGTGGAGATGCCCGCCTCCCTGAAGTGACGGTCGAGCTGCTTCAGGAAGGCCCTTGCCCTCTGCTTGTCCTCCGGCTCCCTACCACGTACCAGTTGGGTCACGAAGTCATGCGCGCCGCCGGGCACGTCGTCGACCTCGAGGACGCGGGCAACGAGGTGGTGGCCGAACCAGAATTTCGTGAGGATGTCGACGATGCGGCGTCTCAACCGTGCCGCCTCCAGCGCCGGATGGCTGGCCACGTAGGGGAAGGGCGCCTGGAAGGCAAGCCGGTAGAGGAGGCGCACGGGCAGCGAAGGGTGATAGACCTTGTGCGCTTCCCCGTGCACGAAGTCCAGGTCGACGGTGCTGCTGATAGAGCCGGTGTGGACGATGCCGGCTCCCTCGATCAGGGCCTCCGTGCCGTTCCCGGACCGCATCCGTGGCAGCCGCACTTTCAGCATCTCGATCCGAAGCTAGCTCGCCGGGGACGGTTGCGCTAGGGCGCTTGGGGCAAGGCATACGTGCCGTGCGGCCCTAACCAAGGGGCCGCTGGCAGGCCGGGGCGTTGCCAGGCAGGGTCAGCGCAGGAAGATGGCGAGCAGGACGATGACGCCGAGGAGGCTGGCGGAGATCACGCCGATCCGGCGCAGCTCTTCGACCAGGTAGGCGCGCTCGAATGTGGGCAATTGCCCGGCAGCGCGCGCGGGACTCATGCGAGCGGTGGCAGGCGGGTGCCCGGCCCGCGCTCCCGATGCCGCCAAGGGTATCGGTCCAACGGGTTCGCGGCCATACGCAGGCACCTGCACGGGGCCGGAGACGTCGATGAAGGCATCGGCGGCCACGCTGACGGCGTCGCGGCGGTTCGCCTTTCGCTTGCGGGCCACCTTCGCCCTGGGAATGTGGGCCTGACGGGGCTTCTTCGGCACGAGTTCGATTATAGCCCGCACCCGGCCTCGAACAAACGCGCGCAGCCTGCCTTCGAGGAGGGCGGGCGCGGCTCACTCGGCCGGTAGCCTCGGCCTGCCGCATCCTGCTGAGGGCCACTTAGCCGCCGATCCTATTGACGAAGGCATGTACAATACTCGCTGGCGTCCGGCCGGCAACCGGACTTTCGCCCCGACGAGCGTTGGGGCTTCGTGGCGGGGACTGAGAGGTACGGGTATAAGTAACGCCTCCGGAGGACGCCGACGGCGTCCGATCCCGCGGCCCCTTACGCCCAAGCGCATGAGAAGACCCGGCCTCCGGCCCGTCTTCCATGCCGTGATCTTGCTGCTCGCCTCCGGGGCGGCGCTCTACGCCGCCACACACTCCTACGGCCGCGGTTTCGCGCAGGGCGGAGACAGCGGCGCGACGGACGGACTCTCCTTCCCCGGTGTCTCAGCCGCCGTGGCCAGGGGAGAGCCGCGCGCCCTGCCGCTGGCCGCCGCCCCGCTGACCCAGGCCTCCATTGCCACCGCGCCTGCGGAAGCTGCCTCAGGCCTGCCAGACAATGAGGCCCTGCGGCTTGCCGCGTCGCGCGCGGCCGGGGAACCGCTCCCACCGGCAGCCCCGACGCCCACGCCGCCAGCGGAGCCCCCATGCGACCGCACCGTGAGCCCGCTCTACTGCGTCTACACCGTCCAGCCCGCCGACACGCTGAGCAAGATCGCAACCCAGTTCGGCCTCAAGGGGTCAGGTACCGTCCCGGGCTACGAGCTCCTGGTTCAGAGCAACAAGCCTGACATCGTCAGCGCGGACGACTTCATCCAGCCGGGGCAGCGCCTCAGGGTGCCGCTCAAGAACGGGATCGTCCACGTGGTGCTCACGGGCGAGACGCTGAGCGAGATCGCCGCCGCGTTCGGCGTCGACACTTCGGCCATCACGGACGCAACCAACTCGCTGCCGGCCTCGGGGGTGATCACCATCGGCCAGGAGTTGCTGATCTCGGAGCCGGCGCGCGTACCCGCGCCGAAGCTGGCTGCCGCCCCGACGCCCACCGCCACCCCATCTCCCGAGCCCACGCCTACGACCGTGCCGGGCGAGACACCGGCCGCCACCGGCTCGCCGGCGCCTACGGGGACACCGCGAGCTACGCGGACGCCCGCGGCGGCCACGGCAACCCCCCGCTCGCGGCCCTCCGCCTTCATCTGGCCCGCCACAGGCCCGATCTCGAGCTACTTCGGGCCCGCGCACCCGCTCGGGATCGACATCGACCTGTACGCGAACCCGAATGCGCCCATCGTTGCGGCGGCGGCCGGGACGGTTACATTCGCGGGCGGGAACCCATGCTGCTCCTACGGGCTCTACGTCATCGTGGACCACGGCAACGGCTACACCACGCTCTACGCCCACCTTTCGAGCATCAATGTGAGCCAGGGCCAGCGCGTGACGCAGGGCCAGCTTCTCGGCCTTGGCGGACGCACAGGCTACGCGACCGGGAACCACCTCCACTTCGAGGTCCGCTACAACGACGCCGTGATCGACCCGCTATCCGTCCTTCCGTAGGCGGCTTCCTGCTAGTCTGGCCGCGGAGCGCTTGGTCCGAATGAAACGCGAAGAGGCACGAGCTCATTGCCTGAGCCTGCCCGGGGTGACGGCCGACTACCCCTTCGGTCCCGAGGTGCAGGTCTTCCGGGTCGGTGGGAAGCTGTTCGCGCTGCTGTCCGAGGTCGAGCATAGCGTCAGCCTGAAATGCGACCCCGGGCTGGCGGAGATACTGCGGTCGGCCTTCGCGGCCATCCGTCCCGGCTACCACCTCAACAAGCGTCACTGGAACACGGTCACGCTGGACGGCTCGGTCCCGGACGAGCAGCTGACGGAGATGATCGCCCACTCGTACGACCTCGTGCTCTCGAGCCTCCCGAAGAAGGCCCAGGCGGCGATCAGGGCCGGCTCGGGCACGTCCTAGGCGTAACGCTGCGCCGCCCTTCGGCGCCCCCTGGGCGGCGACCAGTCGATGCGCCCGCGCCAGGCGACGAGGGCCGCCAGGGTCAAGGCGAGGGCCAGACCCGCCGCGCCGGCGCATGTCGCGAACGAGGGCGAGAACTCGGGCTGAAAAAGGACGCCGGGCGCGAACGCCTTCACGAACGGGATCGTGGCGATGCTCAGCAGGAACTGGAGGGATGAGGCGCCGATGCTCACCGGCTCCAGTTCGTGCTCGCGGCCGGCCCGCCTGATGACGAGCTGGATGACGTCCAGGTCAGGCCGCCAGACTCCGAAGCGGCCGACCAGCGCCGACGCGGCCACCACCACGATCGCGATCATGAGGGCCAGGAGCGGGAGCAGAGTTGTGCCGGGACCGACGCCGGCATGGACGGCGGAGACCACCATGAGGGTGAGTCCGGCCGCGGAGCGGGCGCCTCCGCCCCAGTGAGGCAGGAGCATTGACCGGGCGGAGAGCTTCACGGGCGTTTTGCGCGTCTGCGTCTCGCTTACCGGCAGCCGCCACATGTTGGGCGAGATGATGTTGGCGAAGCCGGAGCCGGCCTCGAGCAGTCCGAATGCGCCGATGAACTGCCAGGCGGACCAGCGTCCGAGGCCTCCGAGGGCGGCGATGGTCAGCAGGACGCCTGCAAGGCTGAGGGAGGAGAGCAGGTAGACGAGAAGTAGCCCGCGGAAA is part of the Dehalococcoidia bacterium genome and harbors:
- a CDS encoding MmcQ/YjbR family DNA-binding protein, translating into MKREEARAHCLSLPGVTADYPFGPEVQVFRVGGKLFALLSEVEHSVSLKCDPGLAEILRSAFAAIRPGYHLNKRHWNTVTLDGSVPDEQLTEMIAHSYDLVLSSLPKKAQAAIRAGSGTS
- a CDS encoding M23 family metallopeptidase; protein product: MRRPGLRPVFHAVILLLASGAALYAATHSYGRGFAQGGDSGATDGLSFPGVSAAVARGEPRALPLAAAPLTQASIATAPAEAASGLPDNEALRLAASRAAGEPLPPAAPTPTPPAEPPCDRTVSPLYCVYTVQPADTLSKIATQFGLKGSGTVPGYELLVQSNKPDIVSADDFIQPGQRLRVPLKNGIVHVVLTGETLSEIAAAFGVDTSAITDATNSLPASGVITIGQELLISEPARVPAPKLAAAPTPTATPSPEPTPTTVPGETPAATGSPAPTGTPRATRTPAAATATPRSRPSAFIWPATGPISSYFGPAHPLGIDIDLYANPNAPIVAAAAGTVTFAGGNPCCSYGLYVIVDHGNGYTTLYAHLSSINVSQGQRVTQGQLLGLGGRTGYATGNHLHFEVRYNDAVIDPLSVLP
- a CDS encoding alkaline phosphatase D family protein, coding for MTIYLPPRYLRLLRFLARASSLATCAIFAYLAIQRGPPAPPEGPGLERDIQYAFLLLAMVATAAAWRYPGFGGGLLTLSGAVLGVAAASRFSPETALAVALMFILPGVLFLALWGSGRAVLVQLAAFAFVAVVLVAGGREAQTRHEVAFGPAHPESALAPLPVDRVQWLWAGATTPTSFEVRAKLARAGAEARLVVSTRPGLEDPVYSAPAKARPEANRVVALRAEGLRPATTYYYGVEVEGRLDAYQRGEIETFPAGPASFTIAFASCARTGSNGAVFDAIRAANPLLYLITGDMHYENIESDDRGRFREAYDRVLGSPAQSALYRTTSIAYVWDDHDFGGNNSDASSPSKKAARLSYRENVPHYHLPAGDGNGAIYQAFSVGRVRVVMVDTRSERGAESAPGGGKSLLGSEQRAWLKEELLSASRSHSLVVWVSPVPWISGSSSDDWSAFASERREIADFIASRGIRNVVMLAGDAHMVALDDGSNSNYAASGSGGFPVFHAAALDRPGSVKGGPYSHGSFPGAGQFGLLDIKDDGRGPVRVTFRGLDYTGRELVSYTFTPPVAAAATP
- the ftsH gene encoding ATP-dependent zinc metalloprotease FtsH gives rise to the protein MGSRWMRNSFVYLLILVAVIAIVVAFFRPSSGSNEKHDISTVIAHAKTNQIEKIEVNGDNLKVKLKDGGSYSSRKESSESVREILQDSGVDVTGLQIDVKEPSQFGDWIGLLIQFLPILIFIGLILFMMRQAQGSNSQAMSFGKSRARMFTANKPSVTFVDVAGVDEAKEELQEVVEFLKYPEKFVALGARIPRGVLLVGPPGTGKTLLARAVAGEAGVPFFSISGSEFVEMFVGVGASRVRDLFDQAKRNAPCIVFVDEIDAVGRQRGAGLGGSHDEREQTLNQILVEMDGFDTNTNVIVIAATNRPDILDPALLRPGRFDRQVVIDAPDVKGRVAILEVHTKGKPLEKEVSLENLAKRTPGFSGADLANLVNEAAILAARQNKKRIGIHEFEEAIDRVMMGPERKSRVRSPRENEMVAYHEAGHALVAYKLEDFDPLYKITIVSRGMAGGYTLALPEEDRHINTKSYLEKRLAMALGGHAAEEIVFGEMSTGPSDDISKVTKLARAMVTRYGMSEQLGPRTFGHKEELIFLGREISEQRDYSERIAEEIDDEVRRIIDKAHDLARQIIRENRAKLDQLARKLIEVETLEGDQLLALMAAPTDEEPPSEAAAPTPPAPPAPPEPEPREEAPRPQGRPGLAWGTGAGG
- a CDS encoding phosphotriesterase-related protein — protein: MATVHTARGQIDTAELGMTLMHEHVFTRSPGVFEAWPHLWDRAAEIANAVRTFRDLKAAGIDTIVDLTTVDLGRDVRMVSEVARQVDLNIIMATGVWRYPPRYFTPRNIDQVASLFVKDIEEGMEATDIRAAIIKVATEPDVDTLNEAMLRAVSRAHRRTGAPISTHTYVQTKCGLKQQDIFESEGVDLSRVVIGHSGDSDDIEYLTAIMKRGSYIGMDRFGLDMFLPTEKRIETVAKLCEMGYAGQMVLSHDTNCFMDTIPRSVRPERMPNWHYQHITRDILPALHERGVTEDQVRTMLVENPRRIFEKQGAY
- a CDS encoding acyl-CoA dehydrogenase family protein, coding for MTATQAPKSRTYLEERVDHLPFGSPAKARRYQTERYLGATGRNWYTCDPSLQFLLDYYMYPEETAWARPHLERLGALMGGPISERADATDKDPPRLVKYDKWGHDISEVVLPESLRQARRDVLEQGFDSPEFRRQAQAAGVRVLPLTTAASYLLCQADIGLSCALGTGGGMIAALVDQYAPPSVRDWLMPRIQAGELRGSTAQLLTERTGGSDLAEIETTAERDGDAYRLNGLKWFASNADGEAYVVLAKPVGAADNLRGAASFLVLKERRDGSRNGIRIRQLKDKLGTRSVASAEVEFVDAEAFLLSGDPSDSEGAAGDGRGASRLMAMTNGARMGVAMMGLGCARRALVESICYASYREAFGKRVIDHPLMRRKLAEMIVDVEAVQAMVFDRSLPNHMRRSREVEGLRLAPPIVKLRAARLGITAAGDAMEVHGGNGYVETWPVARILRDAHVNSIWEGTDNILCLDVRRAIEREEADVPFLERIEEAVENASESSPATRLVAERAEDLRRAIRAWKDLDRTAAEARLFPLATFMGEVYAGALLVEQAAWEQRHFGRDRKALVARLFAERYLRAPDPLRGIGSRDESVDRFDELLAGAFVDEAARA
- the rplU gene encoding 50S ribosomal protein L21, which codes for MNAVIRTGGKQFSVREGTVLRVPTLQAEPGSRVEIADVLLVNDGTRVTVGSPTVGGATVVAEVIDHGKGRKVINFKYKAKVRYRRKRGHRQGYTELKVREILTDGARPKAEAPALEATAEPAPTARRRARPAA